A single genomic interval of Candidatus Bathyarchaeum sp. harbors:
- a CDS encoding alpha-ribazole phosphatase CobZ yields the protein METKFDDLPLLKYLEDHGVTLKDLLDTALEMHIPHPGIETRDQAAELFKAGFYEALTDVNVAVLEVACFRAEEDGQNGLIPLLPKEQFQGRPGLIVDEYLGMTIANYIAGGRAIFEFIRYDQAKPGILRKLGPIANDAIGGLISGVSSRVYSGALEKQKMLESEKK from the coding sequence ATGGAAACAAAATTTGACGACTTGCCGTTACTCAAGTACCTGGAAGATCACGGAGTAACCCTCAAAGACTTACTTGACACTGCTCTGGAAATGCACATTCCTCATCCTGGAATAGAAACCCGTGACCAAGCGGCTGAGTTATTCAAGGCCGGATTTTACGAGGCACTCACTGACGTTAATGTCGCAGTTTTGGAAGTTGCTTGTTTTCGTGCAGAAGAAGACGGACAAAACGGTTTGATTCCCCTTCTTCCCAAAGAACAGTTCCAAGGTCGCCCAGGCTTAATTGTTGATGAGTATCTGGGCATGACCATTGCAAACTATATTGCAGGTGGACGAGCAATCTTTGAGTTCATACGTTACGACCAAGCAAAACCCGGAATACTACGAAAACTTGGTCCCATAGCAAACGACGCCATTGGTGGCTTGATTTCTGGTGTTTCCAGTCGGGTTTATTCTGGTGCCCTAGAGAAACAAAAAATGTTAGAATCAGAAAAAAAGTAA
- a CDS encoding metalloregulator ArsR/SmtB family transcription factor, whose translation MEDLKERLKRLTETEFCQAEVPEEYCKELLELTENVADTKTAKKQSKFFKALADEKRIRIIKLLLNKEMCICELMLCLGMTQPNLSHHIQLLENEGIVKRIKKGKWAYCSIADKETIEQLIELELL comes from the coding sequence ATGGAAGACCTCAAAGAACGGCTAAAACGGTTAACAGAAACTGAATTTTGCCAAGCCGAAGTCCCAGAAGAATACTGTAAAGAACTCCTTGAATTAACCGAAAATGTAGCAGACACTAAAACTGCAAAAAAACAAAGCAAGTTTTTCAAAGCCTTGGCAGACGAAAAGCGGATTCGAATAATAAAGTTGCTCCTGAACAAAGAAATGTGTATCTGTGAACTCATGCTGTGCCTTGGCATGACCCAGCCTAACCTTTCTCATCATATTCAGTTGCTGGAAAACGAGGGAATAGTAAAACGAATAAAGAAAGGCAAATGGGCTTACTGTTCCATTGCAGACAAAGAAACCATCGAACAACTAATTGAGCTAGAGCTGTTGTGA
- a CDS encoding metalloregulator ArsR/SmtB family transcription factor, whose amino-acid sequence MLLQIKDQNKFKAKIFKALSDPVRIEILEFLRDGEKCVCKIVPHVDLIQPVVSRHLKILKNCGMVACRKDGNRRLYSIADPQIFKIIDALTPEIMNSLTEKILEQII is encoded by the coding sequence ATGCTCTTGCAAATCAAAGACCAAAACAAGTTCAAAGCCAAAATCTTCAAAGCACTATCAGACCCAGTCCGAATAGAAATTCTAGAATTCCTCCGAGACGGCGAAAAATGTGTATGCAAAATAGTTCCCCATGTCGACCTCATCCAGCCAGTAGTTTCTCGGCACCTGAAAATTCTTAAAAACTGCGGAATGGTCGCATGCAGAAAAGACGGAAACCGACGACTCTACTCCATAGCAGACCCACAAATATTCAAAATTATTGATGCCCTTACTCCAGAAATTATGAACTCGCTTACGGAAAAAATTTTAGAACAAATCATCTAA
- a CDS encoding TIGR00303 family protein has product MYDIILSNNKTKGAEMIEQLKGKKPFFSCVVGVTETAKIQGISAAGANPEITDYTPPADMELLYFGKCKCIPGVPVTPDGIPTPALITMSALRLADIPTLVVNAGLKIKPHVPFVDVGGCPGKDIRTANAVENAQEVMERAKIAGETLSKTVNYLVVGESIPGGTTTALSVLLALGVDAKGKVSSSMPMNPHDLKIKTAQAGLRAASITEGQFSNDPIAAVSTVGDPMQPAAAGLIIGASKNVPVIMAGGTQMAAVLAVVNAVNPEVLDNIAIGTTKWIANDQTSDINGLVSKIADVPVLAADLDFSESKYEGLHAYEKGVVKEGVGCGGTSIAAMLQSEGKITKDVLLKEIEENYKALVGI; this is encoded by the coding sequence ATGTATGATATTATTTTGTCAAACAACAAAACCAAAGGCGCAGAAATGATTGAACAACTAAAGGGCAAAAAACCGTTTTTTAGTTGCGTTGTTGGAGTAACAGAAACAGCAAAAATTCAAGGAATCTCTGCCGCAGGGGCAAACCCCGAAATTACTGATTACACCCCACCTGCAGACATGGAACTTTTGTATTTTGGCAAATGCAAATGCATTCCGGGGGTTCCCGTGACTCCTGATGGGATTCCTACTCCGGCGTTGATTACTATGTCAGCGTTAAGACTTGCCGACATTCCCACCCTTGTGGTTAACGCAGGTTTGAAGATTAAACCCCATGTTCCCTTTGTGGATGTGGGAGGCTGCCCCGGAAAAGATATTCGAACTGCCAATGCCGTAGAAAATGCGCAAGAAGTAATGGAACGAGCAAAAATTGCTGGAGAAACCTTGTCCAAAACTGTGAATTACTTAGTTGTTGGGGAAAGTATTCCTGGTGGAACAACCACCGCCCTTAGTGTGCTATTAGCTCTTGGAGTAGACGCAAAAGGCAAAGTTAGCAGCAGCATGCCAATGAATCCTCACGATTTAAAAATTAAAACGGCCCAAGCAGGCCTGCGAGCAGCAAGCATAACCGAGGGACAATTCAGTAATGACCCAATTGCAGCAGTTTCCACGGTAGGTGACCCCATGCAACCCGCTGCTGCGGGGCTAATTATTGGAGCTTCAAAAAACGTGCCCGTAATAATGGCGGGTGGAACCCAGATGGCAGCAGTTTTAGCAGTTGTAAATGCCGTAAATCCTGAGGTCTTAGATAACATTGCCATTGGAACAACAAAATGGATAGCAAATGACCAAACTTCAGACATCAACGGGTTAGTTTCTAAGATTGCAGATGTCCCTGTTTTGGCTGCAGACTTGGATTTTAGCGAATCAAAGTATGAGGGATTGCACGCTTACGAAAAAGGCGTAGTCAAAGAAGGCGTCGGATGTGGAGGAACTTCTATAGCTGCTATGTTGCAGTCTGAAGGAAAGATAACCAAGGATGTTTTGCTTAAGGAAATCGAGGAAAACTACAAGGCGCTGGTTGGTATATAG
- the arsB gene encoding ACR3 family arsenite efflux transporter translates to MEEKTQVHLSVFEKYLALWVMLCMVVGLFLSQIVPQLSIAINNLQFAGISIPIGICLFLMMYPTLLNLQLSELKKITKNPKPILVTVVSNWLFAPLITAFFAYYFLAGNDQLIVSLILLGSSPCTAMVLVWGALAKGNQEQNVVNTTLNTITIMFLYAPVVSLLTGIQNIQIDRTSLLLSVFIFIGIPLVLGYISKKALMSRKGAEWFQHTYRPVVGKVSIMALLATLVVLFSLNGNVLIEHPEEMLLVSVPLLLGFFIIVGINLVVTKFAGFKYREGIIAVIIGSSSHFEIAIVAAISLYGLGSQAALGTTMGLFWEVPIMLSLVYLGKKLGQKGFWKSN, encoded by the coding sequence GTGGAAGAAAAAACCCAGGTTCACCTTAGTGTCTTTGAAAAGTATCTTGCCTTGTGGGTTATGTTATGTATGGTTGTTGGGCTTTTTCTTTCCCAGATTGTTCCACAATTAAGCATTGCAATAAACAATCTCCAGTTTGCAGGAATTTCCATACCCATTGGAATCTGCCTGTTTTTGATGATGTATCCTACCCTGTTGAATCTGCAGTTAAGTGAACTCAAAAAAATAACCAAAAACCCAAAACCAATACTGGTAACTGTTGTCTCTAACTGGCTTTTTGCTCCGCTGATAACTGCTTTTTTTGCTTACTATTTCTTGGCCGGCAACGACCAACTTATCGTTTCTTTGATTCTATTAGGGTCTAGTCCATGCACTGCAATGGTTCTAGTTTGGGGCGCCTTAGCCAAAGGAAACCAAGAACAAAACGTCGTAAACACAACCCTGAACACCATTACAATCATGTTCCTATACGCTCCTGTAGTTTCCCTGTTAACTGGAATTCAAAACATCCAAATCGACAGAACATCATTGTTGTTATCTGTTTTTATTTTCATTGGAATTCCTTTGGTTTTGGGTTATATCTCAAAAAAAGCACTCATGAGCCGAAAAGGTGCAGAGTGGTTCCAACACACTTACCGACCCGTAGTTGGAAAAGTATCGATTATGGCTTTATTGGCAACGTTAGTTGTGTTATTCTCTCTCAACGGTAATGTGCTAATCGAGCATCCAGAAGAGATGCTTCTGGTTTCTGTTCCGTTGCTTCTTGGGTTCTTCATCATTGTGGGAATTAACCTAGTAGTTACAAAGTTTGCAGGATTCAAGTACAGAGAAGGCATAATTGCCGTGATAATTGGCTCTTCCAGTCATTTCGAAATCGCAATAGTAGCTGCCATAAGCCTTTACGGTTTAGGCTCCCAAGCTGCCCTTGGAACTACCATGGGTTTGTTTTGGGAGGTGCCTATTATGCTCAGTTTAGTTTATCTGGGCAAAAAACTTGGCCAGAAAGGATTCTGGAAAAGTAATTAA
- a CDS encoding DNA-directed RNA polymerase subunit B: MVISQDDLLTLQKSFFKQKGLVRQHLDSYNKFIDTGLQEVIDETGEIKIEIPEMPYKIKLGQLWVIDPQSKISRPYKTEVDGTKHEIFPMEARFRNLTYAAPLALEMTPVIDGREQEPELVLIGDLPVMLKSKLCILSQLTDEELIEYGEDPHDPGGYFLINGSERVVVAMEDLAPNRVLVDIDNRGTKPVYQAKIFSTTVGFRARIQLRLKSNNSLSVSIPGVPTEAPFVILMRALGIESDKEIAETVSPNPIIQNELEASFEAAAGFDTVEDALMYIGNRVAHGQVEEYRKQKARNIIDRNFLPHIGRTDENRLEKALFLGEMASRVIELKLGLREQDDKDHFKNKRLKLAGPLLADLFRIAFRNLCRDIKYQLERMGVKRQLITISAAVRPGIVTDRHRHALATGNWGRGRVGITQLLDRTNTVSTLSHLRRLQSPLSRSQPNFEARDLHPTHWGRLCPNETPEGSNCGLVKNLSLAASTSIMVDPNAVRQVLYQLDVIPVDETDVDIRKSSAKVFVNGSIMGYCATPKDLVDEIRKKRRNGELSTEINVAYFSHKARDSEEVYISCDQGRVRRPLILLENGVPKLKAEHVEKVRSGEWNWSDLIQQGILEYIDAEEEENIYVAIDNDHITEEHTHVELSTYTILGICASIIPYPEHNQSPRNSYEAAMSKQALGINLTNFPNRVDSRCHILHYPQTPLIKTKPMEIIGYDQRPSGQNCIVAVLSFEGYNMEDAIIFNKASIERGLLRSTFYRIYEAECRQYLGGLRDRFLVPEPGIRGYRGEQYYRLLEPDGIVSLESEVTGGDVLIGRTSPPRFLEEYKEFEVKGPTMRDTSVDVRSSEAGVVDDIFITETGEGSKIVKVRVRDQRIPELGDKFASRHGQKGVVGMIVPQEDMPFSPKGITPDLIVNPHAMPSRMTVGQFLESIAGKVAAGRGKPVDGTPFSNEGPEQLKEQLLKLGFSHTGREILYSGITGEKYVADIFMGVVYYQKLHHMVSDKMHARARGQVQMLTRQPTEGRARGGGLRFGEMERDCLIGHGAAMVLRDRLLEESDKYLLYVCENCGFISYYDIKQRKYTCRICEDKGQVSPVVVSYAFKLLLQEMMSLCITPRLKLKERA; this comes from the coding sequence TTGGTAATTTCACAAGACGACCTTCTTACACTTCAGAAATCTTTCTTTAAACAGAAAGGACTAGTTAGACAACACCTTGACTCCTACAACAAATTCATCGACACTGGACTTCAAGAAGTCATCGATGAAACAGGAGAAATCAAGATCGAAATCCCAGAAATGCCCTACAAAATCAAACTAGGACAACTCTGGGTAATAGACCCCCAATCTAAAATCAGTCGACCCTACAAGACTGAAGTAGACGGAACAAAACACGAAATTTTCCCCATGGAAGCCCGATTCCGAAACCTAACCTACGCGGCACCCCTCGCCCTAGAAATGACCCCCGTCATCGACGGACGAGAACAAGAACCCGAACTAGTTTTGATCGGTGACCTTCCAGTTATGCTAAAGTCCAAACTTTGCATACTTTCACAATTAACAGATGAAGAACTAATCGAATATGGAGAAGACCCCCACGATCCTGGAGGTTACTTCCTTATCAACGGCTCAGAACGAGTCGTCGTCGCCATGGAAGACCTTGCCCCAAACCGCGTCCTTGTAGACATCGACAATCGAGGAACCAAACCAGTTTATCAGGCAAAAATCTTCTCCACCACTGTTGGTTTCCGCGCAAGAATCCAACTGCGACTTAAATCTAACAACTCCTTGTCTGTATCCATACCAGGAGTTCCAACTGAAGCCCCCTTCGTAATTTTGATGAGGGCCCTTGGAATCGAATCAGACAAAGAAATCGCAGAAACCGTCTCGCCCAACCCAATAATCCAAAACGAACTAGAAGCTTCCTTTGAAGCCGCAGCAGGCTTTGACACCGTCGAAGACGCCCTGATGTATATCGGAAACCGTGTTGCCCACGGACAAGTCGAAGAATACCGCAAACAAAAAGCCCGAAACATCATCGACAGAAACTTCTTACCCCACATCGGTAGAACAGACGAAAACCGTCTCGAAAAAGCTCTGTTCCTTGGAGAAATGGCCAGCCGAGTAATTGAACTCAAACTTGGTCTTCGTGAACAAGACGACAAAGACCACTTCAAAAACAAACGCCTCAAACTTGCTGGCCCCTTGTTGGCTGATTTGTTCCGAATTGCGTTTAGAAACCTGTGTCGTGACATAAAATATCAGTTAGAACGTATGGGTGTCAAACGACAACTCATCACCATTTCTGCTGCTGTCCGTCCCGGTATAGTAACCGATCGACACAGACACGCCCTAGCCACAGGAAACTGGGGACGAGGACGTGTTGGCATTACTCAGCTTTTGGACCGAACAAACACGGTTTCAACTTTAAGTCACCTGCGACGTTTGCAGTCTCCTTTGAGTCGCAGTCAACCAAACTTCGAAGCTCGTGACCTTCACCCAACTCACTGGGGACGACTATGTCCAAACGAAACCCCCGAAGGCTCAAATTGTGGTCTGGTAAAGAACCTGTCTTTGGCTGCTTCCACTTCTATTATGGTTGATCCAAACGCTGTTCGACAAGTTTTGTATCAATTGGATGTAATCCCAGTTGACGAAACAGATGTTGATATACGCAAATCAAGCGCCAAAGTGTTTGTTAATGGCTCAATCATGGGTTATTGTGCAACACCCAAAGACTTAGTTGACGAAATCCGCAAAAAACGCAGAAACGGAGAGCTATCCACAGAAATTAACGTGGCATACTTCTCTCACAAAGCCCGAGACAGCGAAGAAGTATACATAAGCTGTGACCAAGGCCGTGTTCGTCGTCCACTTATTTTGCTTGAAAATGGTGTACCCAAACTAAAAGCCGAACACGTTGAAAAAGTACGCTCTGGTGAATGGAATTGGTCAGACCTAATTCAACAAGGAATCCTTGAATACATCGACGCAGAAGAAGAAGAAAACATCTACGTCGCAATCGACAATGACCACATCACTGAAGAACACACTCACGTAGAACTTTCAACTTACACAATTCTTGGTATTTGTGCCTCTATCATTCCTTATCCTGAACATAACCAGTCGCCCCGTAACTCTTACGAAGCTGCCATGTCCAAACAAGCCTTGGGAATTAACTTAACAAACTTCCCCAATCGTGTAGATTCCCGATGCCACATTTTGCACTATCCACAAACTCCTTTGATTAAAACTAAACCCATGGAAATCATCGGATACGACCAAAGACCTTCTGGACAAAACTGTATCGTTGCAGTGTTATCCTTTGAAGGCTACAACATGGAAGACGCTATCATATTCAACAAAGCCTCTATTGAACGAGGCTTGTTACGTTCAACCTTCTACCGTATCTACGAAGCTGAATGCCGCCAATACCTTGGTGGACTCAGAGACAGATTCCTTGTTCCTGAACCTGGAATCCGTGGATACCGTGGTGAACAATATTACCGCCTTCTTGAACCCGATGGTATCGTCAGCTTAGAATCTGAAGTAACTGGAGGAGACGTTCTTATCGGACGAACTAGCCCTCCAAGATTCCTTGAAGAATACAAAGAATTCGAAGTCAAAGGCCCCACAATGCGTGACACCTCTGTTGACGTGCGCTCTTCTGAAGCTGGTGTTGTTGATGACATTTTCATCACAGAAACCGGAGAAGGCAGCAAAATCGTCAAAGTTCGAGTTCGTGACCAACGTATACCCGAACTAGGAGACAAATTTGCTTCCCGTCACGGACAGAAAGGTGTAGTCGGAATGATTGTTCCACAAGAAGACATGCCCTTCTCACCCAAAGGAATCACTCCAGACCTTATCGTTAACCCTCACGCTATGCCATCAAGGATGACCGTTGGCCAGTTCCTTGAATCTATTGCCGGAAAAGTTGCTGCTGGACGAGGAAAACCCGTTGACGGAACTCCGTTCAGCAATGAAGGACCAGAACAGCTCAAAGAGCAATTACTCAAACTGGGATTCAGTCACACCGGCAGAGAAATCCTTTACAGCGGAATTACAGGAGAAAAATACGTTGCCGACATATTCATGGGCGTAGTTTACTATCAGAAACTTCATCACATGGTTTCCGACAAAATGCATGCAAGGGCTCGCGGACAAGTTCAGATGCTTACCCGCCAGCCAACTGAAGGTCGTGCCCGCGGTGGTGGTCTACGTTTCGGTGAAATGGAACGAGACTGCTTGATTGGACACGGTGCAGCAATGGTTCTAAGGGACCGTTTGTTGGAAGAGTCTGACAAGTATCTGCTGTATGTTTGTGAAAACTGTGGATTCATATCCTACTATGACATCAAACAGCGCAAATACACCTGCAGAATCTGTGAAGATAAAGGTCAAGTCTCACCGGTAGTTGTTTCTTATGCCTTCAAGTTGTTGTTGCAGGAAATGATGAGCCTGTGTATAACTCCACGATTGAAACTAAAGGAGCGAGCATAA
- a CDS encoding MFS transporter: MATCENDKSSRRNIFALGFVSFFTDMSSEMVFSLLPAFLLGLPGASTAMLGFIEGFAEALSYALRAVSGVFSDKFHKRKPFVLVGYAISNVVKPFFAMAQTPFDVLIIRVSDRVGKAVRTSPRDALVCESVSETHRGAAFGLHRTMDQAGAIIGPVIASAVMILLGFTVRDVFYLSLIPGTVALLIILFVVKERATKVSGDFKFLEGVKSVLKGNFVKLLVIVGIFSLGAFNFSFILLNAQQAGIMDSFIPLVYAAVNVAHTAVAIPAGVLSDKIGKEKVMVFGYVVFLFTSLLLLLPTTGFIAVLIALFFGAYLGVVETVQRALIPNFVEQKLRGTAYGLYYLVVGSAFFVSNVVVGVLWGTFGSSGASIYSAVLSTVAIGAMILFMKKQ, encoded by the coding sequence ATGGCAACTTGTGAAAACGACAAGTCTTCCCGTCGAAACATTTTCGCACTAGGATTTGTAAGCTTCTTTACTGACATGTCCAGTGAAATGGTTTTCAGTCTGTTGCCTGCTTTTTTGCTTGGATTGCCAGGCGCCAGCACTGCAATGCTTGGGTTTATTGAAGGGTTTGCAGAAGCCTTGAGTTATGCTTTGCGTGCTGTTTCGGGAGTTTTTTCTGACAAGTTTCATAAACGAAAACCCTTCGTTTTAGTTGGCTACGCCATATCTAATGTTGTTAAACCCTTTTTTGCCATGGCCCAAACGCCTTTTGATGTTTTGATAATACGGGTTTCTGACCGGGTTGGTAAGGCTGTTCGGACTTCTCCTCGAGATGCTCTTGTTTGCGAGTCTGTTTCTGAAACACATCGAGGGGCAGCCTTTGGGTTGCATAGAACTATGGATCAGGCAGGGGCCATTATTGGTCCTGTGATTGCTTCTGCGGTTATGATTTTGTTGGGTTTTACGGTTCGGGACGTTTTTTATTTGTCTTTGATTCCGGGGACGGTTGCTTTGTTAATTATTTTGTTTGTGGTAAAAGAACGGGCAACAAAAGTTTCTGGAGACTTTAAATTTTTAGAGGGCGTCAAATCTGTTCTGAAAGGAAACTTTGTAAAACTACTTGTCATAGTCGGCATTTTTTCTTTAGGCGCTTTCAACTTTTCCTTCATTTTACTTAATGCCCAGCAAGCCGGTATAATGGATTCCTTTATTCCCCTTGTTTATGCCGCCGTTAATGTGGCTCATACTGCTGTTGCTATTCCTGCGGGGGTTTTGTCTGATAAAATTGGCAAAGAAAAGGTAATGGTGTTTGGTTATGTTGTTTTTCTTTTTACTTCTTTGTTGCTTTTGTTGCCTACAACGGGTTTTATTGCAGTTTTAATTGCACTGTTTTTTGGTGCTTACCTTGGAGTTGTTGAAACCGTCCAACGAGCTTTGATTCCAAATTTTGTGGAACAAAAACTCAGAGGAACCGCATATGGTTTGTATTATCTTGTGGTGGGCTCTGCATTTTTTGTTTCTAACGTTGTTGTCGGAGTCTTATGGGGCACCTTTGGTTCTTCAGGAGCATCAATTTACAGTGCTGTTCTCTCAACTGTTGCTATTGGAGCAATGATTTTGTTCATGAAAAAACAGTAA
- the arsM gene encoding arsenite methyltransferase — protein sequence MENEKIKEHIKKRYGAIASSDCSSCSSTSCSSSSCCTLPGSDDPPQYIAWKVGYTPDEINSVPEAAVSGLGCGNPVALASLKEGETVLDLGSGGGMDAFLASKKVAPTGKVIGVDMTQQMIDKAKTTASENGYTNVEFRLGEIESLPVDDESVDVIISNCVVNLAPDKLKVFKEAYRVLKPTGRLMVSDLVTLGDMPESVKKSFDAWACCIGGALEKDDYLNKIAQAGFSDVKVVSQKPYLINVNAAVRGKIISIQVEAHKSS from the coding sequence ATGGAAAACGAAAAAATTAAAGAACACATCAAAAAACGGTATGGTGCCATTGCATCATCAGACTGCTCTAGTTGTTCCTCAACTTCTTGCAGCTCTTCCTCGTGCTGTACATTACCCGGTTCCGACGACCCTCCCCAATACATCGCATGGAAAGTCGGCTACACCCCCGACGAAATAAACAGTGTTCCAGAAGCAGCAGTTTCGGGCTTAGGTTGCGGAAACCCCGTTGCCTTGGCAAGCCTCAAAGAAGGCGAGACAGTTCTGGACCTTGGTTCAGGGGGCGGAATGGACGCTTTTTTAGCCTCCAAAAAAGTTGCCCCCACCGGAAAAGTCATTGGCGTTGACATGACCCAACAAATGATCGACAAAGCCAAAACAACTGCATCTGAAAATGGGTACACGAATGTTGAGTTTCGGTTAGGCGAAATCGAATCTTTGCCCGTTGATGACGAGTCCGTGGATGTAATCATCAGCAACTGTGTAGTTAATTTGGCTCCAGATAAACTCAAAGTTTTCAAAGAAGCTTATAGAGTTCTAAAACCAACTGGGCGATTAATGGTTTCTGACCTTGTCACATTGGGGGACATGCCTGAAAGTGTTAAGAAAAGTTTTGATGCTTGGGCTTGTTGTATTGGTGGGGCTTTAGAAAAAGACGATTACCTTAACAAAATTGCGCAAGCAGGGTTCAGTGACGTTAAAGTTGTTTCGCAGAAGCCTTACTTGATTAATGTAAATGCTGCAGTACGCGGAAAAATTATCAGCATACAAGTCGAAGCTCACAAAAGTTCATAA
- the thrC gene encoding threonine synthase, protein MTTESWLECINPSCGKKYSVNERRTNCDCGELLDVKYKGNFPASLKETFSERLNHHQNIFNESGVWRFRELLNFAGIDTENYEDYSKKLASLDGAEGRTKPFHLTRVADYVGLKPANFWLQFEGDNPTGSFKDNGMASAFTHARMVGAKKVVCASTGNTSSSAAAFAANELDMQAVILVGEGKIAKGKLAQSLAYGARVLQVKGDFDVAMAMVQALSKESDIYVVNSLNCFRLEGQKTMMFRILDYLRWEVPDWIVFPGGNLGNTSAFGKAFMELYEYGWIKKKPRMAVIVADGAPTLSDMYNEHGLRWNGGNIDNSIIDDYYAEVERKGIKANTRASAIEILKPVNLKKAIRTLEFTDGVVTTVSDEKILDAMAMVSKNGFGCEPASAATVAGTKKLVAQGVIKEDATVVGIATGHILKDTSAIVDYHFNPQNKFANTPIVVEPDVKQILKLANA, encoded by the coding sequence ATGACAACTGAAAGCTGGCTAGAATGTATCAATCCTAGTTGTGGAAAAAAGTACAGCGTAAATGAACGCCGAACAAACTGTGACTGCGGAGAATTACTAGATGTAAAATACAAAGGAAACTTCCCAGCCAGTTTGAAAGAAACCTTCAGTGAACGCTTGAATCATCACCAAAACATCTTCAACGAAAGCGGAGTTTGGCGATTCCGCGAATTACTAAATTTCGCTGGAATAGACACAGAAAACTACGAAGATTACAGCAAAAAACTAGCTTCCTTAGACGGGGCAGAAGGCAGAACTAAACCCTTCCATTTGACCCGTGTTGCAGATTATGTGGGATTAAAACCAGCCAATTTCTGGCTCCAGTTTGAAGGGGACAACCCCACGGGCTCCTTTAAGGACAACGGAATGGCCTCTGCCTTTACTCATGCGCGGATGGTTGGTGCTAAAAAGGTTGTTTGTGCTTCTACAGGCAACACTTCTAGTTCTGCGGCAGCTTTTGCAGCCAACGAGTTAGATATGCAAGCCGTAATCCTAGTTGGTGAAGGCAAAATCGCCAAAGGCAAACTGGCTCAGTCCCTTGCGTATGGCGCCAGGGTTTTGCAGGTTAAAGGCGATTTTGATGTTGCCATGGCTATGGTTCAGGCTCTTTCTAAAGAGAGCGACATCTATGTTGTTAACTCCCTGAATTGTTTCCGCCTTGAAGGCCAAAAAACCATGATGTTCCGCATTCTGGATTATCTACGGTGGGAAGTTCCGGACTGGATAGTTTTTCCTGGAGGCAACTTGGGCAACACATCTGCTTTTGGCAAGGCATTCATGGAGCTTTACGAGTACGGATGGATAAAAAAGAAACCCCGCATGGCAGTAATCGTTGCAGATGGTGCTCCGACTTTGTCTGACATGTACAACGAACATGGACTACGGTGGAACGGCGGAAACATCGACAACAGCATCATCGACGACTACTACGCTGAAGTGGAACGCAAAGGCATCAAAGCAAACACCCGAGCTAGCGCGATTGAAATTTTAAAGCCAGTTAACCTCAAGAAAGCAATTCGAACCTTGGAGTTCACTGACGGGGTTGTAACTACGGTTTCTGACGAAAAAATCTTGGATGCCATGGCTATGGTTAGCAAGAACGGGTTTGGTTGTGAGCCAGCTTCTGCTGCTACAGTTGCTGGAACCAAAAAACTGGTCGCCCAAGGAGTAATCAAAGAAGATGCAACAGTGGTTGGTATTGCTACGGGTCATATTCTGAAAGATACTTCAGCGATTGTGGATTATCATTTTAATCCCCAAAACAAGTTTGCTAATACGCCCATTGTGGTGGAGCCTGACGTAAAGCAGATTCTAAAACTTGCAAATGCCTAA
- a CDS encoding ferredoxin family protein, whose amino-acid sequence MSEKTFEGIPRNKIYWDPIIDYETCIACGKCVDFCHVGAFKFEETDGEKRPVVTPNKCIVFCRGCEQICPVGAITHPSEKETQKIIEELQKQ is encoded by the coding sequence ATGTCTGAAAAAACGTTTGAAGGGATTCCAAGAAACAAAATCTATTGGGACCCAATAATCGATTATGAAACATGTATTGCCTGTGGAAAATGTGTCGATTTTTGTCATGTGGGTGCATTCAAGTTTGAGGAAACAGATGGAGAAAAAAGACCCGTAGTAACCCCAAATAAATGCATTGTATTCTGTAGAGGTTGTGAACAAATCTGCCCTGTCGGTGCAATCACGCATCCATCTGAAAAAGAAACTCAAAAAATTATAGAAGAACTACAAAAACAGTAG